From one Streptococcus pneumoniae genomic stretch:
- a CDS encoding alpha-amylase, producing MKNQTLLQAFEWYLPNDGQHWNRLRELAPHLAEKGIGKIWLPPAFKATSSDDVGYGVYDLFDLGEFDQKGTIRTKYGTKEDYLTLIQTLKACGIEPLADLVLNHKASADHTERFKVVEVDPLDRTVELSEEPFEIRGWTHFTFDGRQKAYNSFEWHWYHFTGTDYDAKRQKSGIYLIQGDNKGWADDELVDNENGNYDYLMYADLDFKHPEVIQNIYDWADWFIETTGIAGFRLDAIKHIDSFFMGNFIRDMMEKHGENFYVFGEFWNSDAETNTAYLESIDYRFDLVDVRLHQNFFEASTQQADYDLREIFTGSLAQNHPESAVTFVDNHDTQRGQALESTVEEWFKPLAYALILLREEGLPCVFYGDYFGIQGEFAQMDFKEILDKLLDIRLHLAYGEQVDYFDDANCIGWVRLGHEETDTPIAVILSNNTATSKRMFVGENYADQRFTDYLGHCLDPVIIDEEGWGDFPVEGTSLSIWGRGE from the coding sequence ATGAAAAATCAAACCTTACTCCAAGCCTTTGAATGGTATTTACCCAACGATGGTCAACACTGGAATCGCTTAAGAGAGTTAGCCCCTCACCTTGCTGAAAAAGGTATTGGCAAAATCTGGCTCCCACCTGCTTTTAAGGCAACCAGTAGCGATGACGTTGGCTATGGGGTCTATGATCTCTTTGACCTCGGAGAATTTGACCAAAAAGGAACCATACGGACGAAATATGGGACAAAAGAAGACTATCTAACACTCATCCAAACCTTGAAAGCATGCGGTATTGAACCTTTGGCAGACCTCGTCTTAAACCATAAGGCATCTGCAGATCATACAGAACGTTTTAAGGTAGTTGAGGTGGATCCTTTAGACCGCACGGTTGAGCTGTCTGAGGAACCCTTTGAAATCCGCGGTTGGACGCATTTCACCTTTGATGGTAGACAGAAAGCCTATAATAGCTTTGAATGGCACTGGTACCACTTCACAGGAACGGACTACGATGCCAAGCGTCAAAAATCTGGCATTTATCTGATTCAAGGAGATAACAAGGGCTGGGCAGATGATGAGCTGGTCGATAATGAAAATGGGAACTATGATTATCTCATGTACGCAGATCTTGACTTTAAACATCCTGAGGTCATCCAAAATATCTATGATTGGGCAGATTGGTTTATTGAAACGACTGGGATTGCTGGTTTTCGCTTAGATGCGATTAAGCATATTGACAGCTTTTTCATGGGCAATTTCATCCGAGACATGATGGAAAAACACGGTGAGAATTTCTATGTTTTTGGTGAATTTTGGAATAGTGATGCGGAAACAAACACCGCCTATCTCGAAAGCATTGATTATCGCTTTGATTTGGTTGATGTTCGCTTACACCAAAATTTCTTTGAAGCAAGTACGCAACAAGCGGATTATGATTTGCGGGAGATTTTTACAGGGAGCCTTGCCCAAAATCATCCTGAATCTGCCGTCACTTTCGTCGATAATCATGATACCCAACGGGGTCAAGCCCTCGAATCAACGGTAGAGGAATGGTTCAAGCCCTTAGCTTATGCCCTCATTCTCCTACGAGAAGAAGGTCTTCCTTGCGTCTTTTACGGCGATTACTTTGGTATTCAAGGCGAATTTGCCCAAATGGATTTTAAAGAAATCTTAGATAAATTACTGGATATTCGCTTGCACTTAGCTTACGGTGAACAAGTTGATTACTTTGATGATGCCAACTGTATCGGCTGGGTACGTCTTGGACATGAAGAGACAGACACTCCTATTGCCGTCATTCTCTCAAACAATACAGCTACAAGTAAGAGAATGTTTGTTGGAGAAAACTACGCAGATCAGCGCTTCACAGATTATTTAGGTCATTGTCTTGACCCTGTCATCATCGACGAGGAAGGTTGGGGAGACTTTCCGGTCGAAGGTACTTCTCTTAGCATCTGGGGGAGGGGAGAATAA
- a CDS encoding pyrimidine-nucleoside phosphorylase — translation MRAVDIIQKKRDGLELSSEEIKWLIDGYVAGTVPDYQMAAFAMAIYFKGMTTREISDLTMAMVATGEQIDLSAISGIKVDKHSTGGVGDKVTLILVPLVASFGVPVAKMSGRGLGHTGGTLDKLESIKGYEIEQSQESFIQQVQDIGLSVIGQSDQLVKADKLLYALRDVTATVDTIPLIASSVMSKKIAAGADAILLDVTVGEGAFMKNIEDARLLARTMVDLGKAVGRKTVAVITDMSQPLGTSIGNRLEILEALDILQGKGRADITEFICELAQIMLGLTNVEKTVAEVREHLENGAALAKFEEMVVAQGGDLTDLYRDSSASFIIEVKAEESGYITELPAMEFGLFAMRLGAGRAVKTDSLDFETGIVFEKKVGEAVQTGDILAKIYSNEKNSQELVTEFKKNVKISDEQKKVHEIIEVIA, via the coding sequence ATGAGAGCAGTAGATATTATTCAGAAAAAACGGGATGGCTTAGAATTATCATCCGAGGAAATCAAATGGTTGATTGATGGCTATGTGGCGGGGACAGTCCCTGACTATCAGATGGCTGCATTTGCGATGGCGATTTATTTCAAAGGCATGACAACGCGTGAAATCTCTGATTTAACCATGGCAATGGTGGCAACGGGTGAGCAGATTGATTTGTCTGCAATTTCTGGGATTAAGGTCGATAAGCACTCCACTGGTGGAGTAGGAGACAAAGTGACCTTGATTTTAGTTCCTTTGGTTGCAAGCTTCGGAGTTCCAGTGGCAAAAATGAGTGGTCGTGGTCTAGGTCATACTGGGGGGACACTTGATAAGCTTGAGTCTATTAAAGGTTATGAGATTGAACAAAGTCAAGAAAGCTTTATTCAGCAAGTACAAGACATCGGTCTTTCCGTCATTGGACAGTCTGATCAGCTTGTGAAAGCTGATAAATTGCTTTATGCACTTCGTGATGTGACCGCAACAGTAGACACCATTCCTTTGATTGCAAGTTCTGTAATGAGCAAAAAAATTGCAGCTGGAGCGGACGCGATTTTGTTAGATGTGACAGTCGGCGAAGGTGCCTTCATGAAAAATATCGAAGATGCACGCTTACTTGCAAGAACAATGGTTGATTTAGGGAAAGCTGTTGGACGTAAAACAGTGGCTGTTATTACGGATATGAGCCAGCCTTTAGGCACTAGCATTGGTAATCGTTTGGAAATTTTGGAAGCTTTGGATATTTTACAAGGCAAGGGGAGAGCGGATATTACTGAGTTTATCTGCGAATTAGCTCAAATTATGCTTGGTCTTACAAATGTTGAAAAAACAGTCGCAGAAGTCCGTGAGCACTTAGAAAATGGTGCAGCCTTGGCGAAATTTGAAGAAATGGTAGTAGCACAAGGCGGTGATTTGACAGACCTCTATCGAGACTCATCTGCAAGCTTTATCATAGAGGTGAAAGCAGAAGAATCTGGATATATCACGGAACTTCCTGCTATGGAATTTGGTCTATTTGCGATGCGATTAGGAGCAGGACGAGCTGTGAAGACGGATTCATTAGACTTTGAAACAGGAATTGTATTTGAAAAGAAAGTCGGAGAAGCCGTTCAAACAGGCGATATTCTAGCAAAAATCTATTCAAATGAAAAAAATTCACAAGAATTAGTTACAGAATTCAAAAAAAATGTTAAAATAAGTGATGAGCAGAAAAAAGTTCACGAGATTATCGAAGTAATCGCTTAA
- a CDS encoding BMP family protein, which translates to MNKKQWLGLGLVTVAALGLAACGNRASKGDNANAKTDLKAAIVTDTGGVDDKSFNQSAWEGLQEWGKENGLSKDNGFTYFQSTDESEYANNLEQAATSDYKLVFGIGFALRDAVEAAAKDHSDINYVIVDDEIKDQKNVASALFADNESAYLAGVAAAKTTKTKQIGFVGGIEGAVLTRFEKGFEAGVKSVDPSIKIDVQYAGSFGDAAKGKTIAAAQYAAGADIVYQVAGGTGAGVFNEAKSINETKNEDEKVWVLGVDRDQEEEGKYKSKDGKDSNFVLASTLKKVGETVKDMSTKASKGEFPGGKTSTYGLKDGGVDLTTKNLSDDAKKAVEDAKAKILDGSIKVPTE; encoded by the coding sequence ATGAACAAGAAACAATGGTTAGGCCTAGGTCTAGTAACTGTTGCAGCACTTGGACTTGCTGCATGTGGAAATCGTGCTTCAAAAGGTGATAATGCAAATGCAAAAACAGACCTTAAAGCAGCAATCGTAACAGATACTGGTGGTGTAGATGACAAGTCATTTAACCAATCAGCTTGGGAAGGATTGCAAGAATGGGGTAAAGAAAATGGTCTTTCAAAAGACAATGGTTTCACTTACTTCCAATCAACAGATGAGTCTGAATATGCAAACAACCTTGAACAAGCAGCAACTAGCGATTACAAATTGGTATTTGGTATCGGATTTGCTCTTCGCGATGCAGTAGAAGCAGCAGCAAAAGACCATTCTGACATCAACTATGTTATCGTTGATGATGAAATCAAAGATCAAAAGAATGTGGCTTCAGCCCTCTTTGCGGATAACGAATCAGCTTACCTTGCAGGTGTAGCAGCAGCAAAAACAACAAAAACAAAACAAATCGGTTTTGTTGGAGGAATCGAAGGAGCTGTATTGACACGCTTTGAAAAAGGATTTGAAGCTGGTGTGAAATCAGTAGATCCATCTATCAAGATTGATGTGCAATATGCAGGTTCATTTGGAGACGCTGCAAAAGGTAAAACAATTGCAGCAGCACAATACGCAGCTGGTGCAGATATTGTCTACCAAGTAGCTGGTGGTACAGGTGCCGGTGTCTTCAACGAAGCTAAATCAATCAATGAAACAAAGAACGAAGACGAAAAAGTTTGGGTTCTTGGTGTTGACCGTGACCAAGAAGAAGAAGGAAAATACAAATCAAAAGATGGTAAAGACTCTAACTTCGTTCTTGCTTCTACTTTGAAAAAAGTTGGAGAAACTGTAAAAGATATGTCAACTAAAGCATCTAAAGGTGAATTCCCTGGCGGTAAAACAAGCACATACGGCTTGAAAGATGGTGGTGTTGATTTGACAACTAAAAATCTTTCTGACGATGCCAAAAAAGCTGTTGAAGATGCAAAAGCTAAAATTCTTGACGGAAGCATCAAAGTTCCAACAGAATAA
- a CDS encoding cytidine deaminase, which produces MTTNFITLAVENSKQAYVPYSHFPVSAVLVAKNGQVFTGVNIENASFGLTNCAERTAIFKAVSEGVRDFEELYVYGETNQPVSPCGACRQVMAEFFNQDLKVTLIAKDQSTVEMTVGELLPYSFTDLD; this is translated from the coding sequence GTGACTACTAATTTCATCACATTAGCGGTTGAAAATAGCAAGCAGGCTTATGTACCTTATTCGCATTTTCCAGTCAGTGCAGTCTTAGTGGCTAAAAATGGGCAAGTCTTTACAGGTGTCAATATTGAAAATGCGAGCTTTGGATTGACGAACTGCGCAGAGCGAACAGCTATTTTCAAAGCTGTATCTGAAGGTGTCAGAGACTTTGAAGAACTCTATGTCTATGGAGAGACTAATCAACCTGTATCCCCATGTGGCGCTTGTCGCCAAGTGATGGCAGAATTTTTTAATCAGGATTTAAAGGTGACTTTAATCGCCAAAGATCAATCGACGGTCGAGATGACGGTCGGGGAATTACTTCCATATTCTTTTACTGACTTAGATTAG
- a CDS encoding DNA topology modulation protein — protein sequence MKIAIIGYSGSGKSTLAKFLAKHYATSCLHLDTLRFLPQWQERSNEDMQKLVADFLDQHDSWVIDGNYSFCSYERRMEEADQIIFMDFSPLNSLYRAFKRYLFYRGKTREDMAPQCPEKLDWEFIRWILKDGRKPAAKERYRLVCDTYPNKVTIISNQKELNNFMESVQKI from the coding sequence ATGAAAATTGCAATTATCGGCTACTCTGGCTCTGGAAAATCAACACTGGCGAAATTCTTAGCAAAGCATTACGCTACTTCTTGCCTGCATTTAGATACGCTACGATTTTTACCCCAATGGCAGGAACGCTCAAATGAAGACATGCAAAAGCTAGTGGCAGACTTTTTAGACCAGCATGACAGCTGGGTTATTGATGGGAATTATAGTTTTTGCTCCTACGAACGCAGAATGGAGGAGGCAGACCAGATTATCTTTATGGACTTTTCCCCTTTGAATTCTCTCTATCGTGCTTTTAAGCGTTACCTTTTCTATCGTGGAAAGACAAGGGAAGATATGGCTCCTCAATGTCCTGAAAAATTAGACTGGGAGTTCATTCGTTGGATTTTAAAAGATGGGAGAAAGCCTGCTGCGAAAGAACGCTATCGTCTTGTCTGCGACACCTATCCAAATAAGGTGACCATTATTTCCAATCAAAAAGAATTGAATAACTTTATGGAAAGTGTTCAGAAAATTTAG
- a CDS encoding ABC transporter ATP-binding protein: MAHNNVIEMREITKIFGEFVANDKINLNLRKGEIHALLGENGAGKSTLMNMLAGLLEPTSGQIVVNGQEVQLDSPSKAASLGIGMVHQHFMLVEAFTVAENIILGSETTKHGILDLKTAIQEITELSHKYGLAVDPTAKVEDISVGAQQRVEILKTLYRGADILIFDEPTAVLTPSEIEELENIMKNLVKEGKSIILITHKLDEIRAVADRVTVIRRGKSIQTVEIAGATNKDLAEMMVGRSVSFTTEKIPANPKDVVLSIKDLVVHENRGVPAVKNLSLDVRAGEIVGIAGIDGNGQSELIQAITGLRKVKSGSIQIKGVEVNAFSPRKITEMQVSHVPEDRHRDGLVLDMMISENIALQTYYKEPLSKNGILNYNTITSYARKLMDEFDVRAASEFVPASALSGGNQQKAIIAREIDRNPDLLIVSQPTRGLDVGAIEYIHKRLIEERDKGKAVLVVSFELDEILNVSDRIAVIHDGKIQGIVKPEDTNKQELGILMAGGDMKKEDGHV, translated from the coding sequence ATGGCACACAACAATGTCATTGAAATGCGTGAAATAACCAAGATTTTTGGTGAATTTGTCGCAAATGATAAAATCAACCTCAATCTTCGAAAAGGTGAAATTCACGCACTTTTAGGAGAAAATGGAGCAGGAAAATCAACGCTTATGAATATGCTGGCTGGTTTGCTTGAACCAACAAGTGGGCAAATTGTCGTTAATGGACAAGAAGTTCAACTTGACTCTCCCTCAAAAGCCGCCTCTCTGGGAATTGGAATGGTTCACCAACACTTTATGTTGGTAGAAGCTTTTACAGTTGCTGAAAACATCATTTTAGGAAGTGAAACGACCAAGCACGGAATTTTGGATTTAAAAACTGCGATCCAAGAAATCACCGAACTTTCTCATAAGTATGGTCTTGCAGTTGATCCGACTGCTAAAGTAGAAGACATCTCAGTCGGCGCTCAGCAACGGGTAGAGATTCTAAAAACCCTCTATCGTGGAGCAGATATTCTGATTTTTGATGAACCGACAGCAGTGTTAACCCCTTCAGAAATCGAAGAGTTGGAAAATATTATGAAAAATCTCGTCAAGGAAGGGAAATCTATTATTTTGATTACCCATAAATTGGATGAGATTCGAGCAGTGGCAGACCGTGTCACCGTTATTCGCCGAGGAAAGAGTATCCAGACAGTAGAAATCGCTGGTGCTACCAATAAAGACTTGGCAGAGATGATGGTGGGACGTTCCGTATCCTTTACGACAGAAAAAATACCTGCGAATCCGAAAGATGTCGTTCTTTCCATTAAAGATCTAGTCGTTCATGAAAATCGTGGTGTTCCTGCGGTTAAAAATCTATCCTTGGATGTTCGAGCAGGTGAGATTGTCGGAATTGCAGGGATTGATGGAAATGGTCAGAGTGAGCTTATTCAAGCCATTACAGGGCTTCGTAAGGTGAAATCTGGAAGCATTCAGATTAAGGGAGTAGAAGTGAACGCCTTTTCTCCGCGTAAAATCACAGAAATGCAAGTCAGTCATGTGCCAGAAGATCGTCATCGAGATGGTCTAGTCCTTGATATGATGATTTCTGAAAATATTGCCCTTCAGACTTACTACAAAGAACCCCTTAGTAAAAATGGTATTTTAAATTACAATACGATTACCTCTTATGCACGCAAACTGATGGATGAGTTCGATGTGCGGGCAGCAAGTGAGTTTGTCCCAGCGTCAGCCCTTTCAGGAGGAAACCAGCAAAAAGCTATTATTGCTCGTGAAATTGACCGAAATCCCGATCTTCTCATTGTCAGCCAACCAACACGTGGTTTGGATGTTGGTGCGATTGAGTATATCCATAAACGCTTGATTGAAGAGCGAGACAAAGGCAAGGCTGTCTTAGTTGTTAGCTTTGAATTAGACGAAATCCTTAACGTATCAGATAGAATTGCCGTTATTCATGACGGAAAAATTCAAGGAATTGTGAAGCCAGAAGATACTAACAAGCAAGAGCTTGGAATCTTGATGGCTGGTGGAGATATGAAGAAGGAGGATGGACATGTCTAA
- the deoC gene encoding deoxyribose-phosphate aldolase, which yields MKLNKYIDHTLLKPDAQQEQIEKLIEEAKEYDFASVCVNPTWVAFAAEGLKGTDVKVCTVIGFPLGATTSATKAFETKDAIQNGADEIDMVINVGALKSQNLVLVEEDIRAVVEASGDKLVKVIIETCLLTDDEKVVACQLAKAAGADFVKTSTGFSTGGAAVEDVALMRKTVGEEMGVKASGGARSYEDAKSFIEAGANRIGASSGIAIMKGEVASSDY from the coding sequence ATGAAATTAAATAAGTATATTGATCATACGCTTTTGAAGCCAGATGCTCAGCAAGAGCAGATTGAAAAGCTGATTGAAGAGGCGAAAGAGTATGATTTTGCAAGTGTCTGTGTCAATCCAACTTGGGTTGCTTTTGCGGCTGAAGGCTTAAAAGGTACAGATGTCAAAGTATGCACTGTCATTGGTTTTCCTTTGGGAGCAACGACTTCAGCCACCAAGGCTTTTGAAACAAAAGATGCCATTCAAAATGGCGCTGATGAGATTGATATGGTCATCAACGTAGGTGCTTTAAAATCACAAAATCTCGTCTTGGTAGAAGAAGACATTCGTGCAGTGGTAGAAGCGAGCGGTGATAAGCTTGTCAAAGTCATCATTGAGACTTGTCTCTTGACAGATGATGAAAAAGTCGTCGCTTGTCAGTTGGCAAAAGCAGCTGGTGCAGACTTCGTTAAGACATCCACAGGATTTTCTACGGGTGGTGCGGCAGTTGAAGATGTTGCATTGATGCGAAAGACTGTTGGAGAAGAGATGGGCGTGAAAGCATCAGGTGGTGCTCGCTCTTATGAAGACGCTAAGTCCTTTATCGAAGCTGGTGCCAATCGTATCGGAGCTTCTTCTGGAATTGCGATTATGAAAGGGGAGGTTGCAAGCAGTGACTACTAA
- the rpsT gene encoding 30S ribosomal protein S20: MEVKTLANIKSAIKRAELNVKQNEKNSAQKSAMRTAIKAFEANPSEELFRAASSAIDKAETKGLIHKNKAGRDKARLAAKLAK; encoded by the coding sequence TTGGAGGTGAAAACATTGGCAAATATTAAATCAGCTATCAAACGCGCTGAATTAAACGTTAAACAAAACGAAAAAAACTCAGCTCAAAAATCAGCTATGCGTACTGCAATCAAAGCATTTGAAGCAAACCCATCTGAAGAATTGTTCCGCGCTGCTAGCTCAGCTATCGATAAAGCAGAAACTAAAGGTTTGATTCACAAGAACAAAGCAGGCCGCGATAAAGCTCGTCTTGCTGCTAAACTTGCAAAATAA
- a CDS encoding class I SAM-dependent methyltransferase, whose protein sequence is MSKMYFAENPDAAHDVHRLDVTLLGQKMSFYTDAGVFSKKMIDYGSQVLLGCLDFSKKDTVLDVGCGYGPLGLSLAKAQEVAVTMVDINQRALDLAVKNAAENKLQATIFQSNLYEQVTGEFDHIISNPPIRAGKKVVHQVITGSLEHLRSGGDLTIVIQKKQGAPSAKAKMEEVFGNCEVVKKDKGYYILRSEKG, encoded by the coding sequence ATGAGTAAGATGTATTTTGCAGAAAATCCTGATGCGGCTCATGATGTCCATCGTTTGGATGTCACGCTTTTAGGACAGAAGATGAGTTTTTACACAGATGCAGGTGTTTTTAGTAAAAAGATGATTGACTACGGCAGTCAGGTATTACTGGGCTGTCTTGATTTTTCGAAAAAAGACACAGTTTTAGACGTTGGCTGTGGCTATGGTCCTTTGGGACTCAGTCTCGCAAAAGCTCAAGAAGTTGCTGTGACCATGGTTGATATTAACCAGCGAGCTTTGGATTTGGCTGTGAAAAATGCAGCAGAAAATAAGCTTCAAGCTACTATCTTTCAATCGAACCTCTATGAGCAAGTGACGGGAGAATTTGACCATATTATCAGCAATCCCCCGATTCGTGCAGGGAAAAAGGTCGTTCACCAAGTGATTACAGGGAGTTTAGAGCATTTGCGAAGTGGCGGAGACCTCACGATTGTCATTCAAAAGAAACAAGGGGCTCCAAGTGCCAAAGCTAAGATGGAAGAAGTCTTTGGAAATTGTGAAGTCGTGAAAAAAGACAAGGGCTACTATATTTTAAGGAGCGAAAAAGGATGA
- the coaA gene encoding type I pantothenate kinase: MHKELIHFEKITRESWQNLHRTSHPPLSEEELNSIKSFNDRISLQDVTDIYLPLTHLIQIYKRAKEDLAFSKSIFLQRTSKKQPFIIGVSGSVAVGKSTTSRLLQILLSRTFSDASVELVTTDGFLYPNEVLIKDKILNRKGFPESYDMELLLDFLDRIKNGQPAQIPVYSHEIYNIVPHQTQTVYPADFVIVEGINVLQNPQNDRLYMTDFFDFSIYVDAEVDNIEMWYLDRFKKMLTFAKDDPKNYYYRFTQQTEREVNDFAHQIWSSINLVNLKDYIEPTKNRADMILHKGKNHEIDEIYLKK; the protein is encoded by the coding sequence ATGCATAAGGAACTAATTCATTTTGAAAAAATTACCCGTGAAAGCTGGCAAAATCTGCACCGCACCTCTCATCCTCCTCTATCTGAAGAGGAATTAAATTCCATAAAAAGCTTTAATGACCGCATCAGCTTACAAGATGTGACGGATATTTATCTGCCCTTGACGCATTTAATTCAGATTTACAAACGCGCGAAGGAAGATTTGGCTTTTTCAAAAAGCATTTTTTTACAACGAACCAGTAAAAAGCAGCCCTTTATTATCGGCGTTTCAGGTAGTGTTGCAGTTGGCAAATCCACAACGAGCAGATTATTACAAATCCTACTCTCTAGGACCTTCTCTGATGCCAGTGTGGAATTGGTGACGACAGATGGATTTCTCTATCCAAATGAAGTCTTAATCAAAGACAAGATTTTAAACCGCAAAGGTTTTCCTGAAAGCTATGATATGGAGTTACTCCTTGACTTTCTAGATCGGATAAAAAATGGGCAACCAGCTCAAATTCCTGTCTATTCGCATGAAATTTATAATATCGTTCCTCATCAGACACAAACGGTCTATCCTGCTGATTTTGTCATCGTTGAAGGAATCAACGTCCTGCAAAACCCACAAAATGATCGGCTCTATATGACAGACTTCTTTGATTTTTCGATTTATGTCGATGCAGAGGTTGACAATATCGAGATGTGGTATCTCGATCGCTTTAAAAAAATGTTGACCTTTGCAAAAGATGACCCTAAGAACTACTACTACCGCTTTACCCAGCAAACGGAAAGAGAAGTCAACGACTTTGCTCATCAGATTTGGTCCAGTATCAATCTGGTGAATTTAAAGGATTATATCGAACCCACAAAAAATCGTGCAGATATGATTTTACATAAAGGAAAAAATCACGAAATTGATGAAATTTACTTAAAAAAATAA
- a CDS encoding Eco57I restriction-modification methylase domain-containing protein: MKFDVVVGNPPYQENDNGKREDGSANASASPLYDKFFYFARKHSNRYVNLIFPARWLTGAGKGLGNFAKDMLNDSHFSAVTIHQDSSQVFQNTDIKGGVMNFTYDKEHHQAANITVIEKTREIHQFSNYLNSANSGIFIPFKELINIFTKVKEKEDLESRNIQKIVSVLKPYGLRTDFLRNPSKYKLPPIFAERSKSNDIEIFGLLNTNRVSRFVPRDYPIPTGLDTIETWKVFAPYAYGSGTFGEVGATLLLGKPLQISTETFLRIGSFKTEFEAQALINYYKTKFFRALIGILKVTQHSTTTYGFVPLQDFTPNSDIDWSKSIAEIDQQLYRKYGLNEQEIAFIEEKVKEME, from the coding sequence ATGAAATTTGATGTTGTCGTAGGAAACCCACCGTATCAGGAGAATGACAATGGTAAAAGAGAGGACGGTTCAGCAAATGCTTCAGCCAGTCCTCTGTATGATAAGTTTTTCTATTTTGCTAGAAAGCATTCAAATAGATATGTTAATTTGATTTTCCCTGCTAGGTGGTTAACAGGTGCGGGAAAGGGACTAGGAAACTTTGCCAAAGATATGCTCAATGATAGTCATTTCTCTGCTGTCACTATACACCAAGACTCTAGTCAAGTATTTCAAAATACGGATATTAAAGGTGGAGTGATGAATTTTACCTATGATAAAGAGCATCATCAAGCTGCAAATATTACTGTAATTGAAAAAACTAGGGAGATACATCAATTTTCAAATTATCTCAATTCAGCAAATTCTGGGATTTTTATACCTTTTAAAGAATTGATTAATATTTTTACAAAGGTAAAAGAGAAAGAGGATTTAGAATCGAGAAATATTCAAAAAATCGTGTCCGTACTTAAGCCGTACGGCTTACGCACGGACTTTCTCAGAAATCCTTCAAAGTATAAACTTCCACCAATATTTGCTGAGAGAAGTAAGAGTAATGATATAGAAATTTTTGGCTTGTTAAATACCAATCGTGTCAGCCGCTTTGTTCCTAGAGATTATCCTATACCAACCGGACTTGATACGATAGAGACTTGGAAAGTCTTCGCCCCGTATGCTTATGGTTCAGGAACCTTTGGAGAAGTTGGTGCTACTTTATTACTTGGAAAACCATTGCAAATTTCAACTGAAACATTTTTACGTATCGGTAGCTTTAAAACGGAATTTGAAGCACAAGCTTTAATTAACTATTATAAAACAAAGTTCTTTAGAGCACTAATCGGTATTTTAAAAGTCACTCAGCATAGTACGACAACATACGGTTTTGTCCCTCTCCAAGATTTCACCCCAAACTCCGATATTGATTGGAGCAAGTCTATTGCGGAGATTGACCAACAACTCTACCGCAAGTACGGCTTGAACGAGCAGGAAATCGCCTTTATTGAAGAAAAGGTGAAAGAAATGGAGTAG